Proteins from a single region of Geothrix sp. PMB-07:
- a CDS encoding RNA polymerase sigma factor, with product MPDAADPSEHLFRHEAGRMVASLVRLFGPHNLALAEDVVQEAFCRALETWKLQGLPPNPAGWLMTTAKRKALDALRRERTARTFAPELARMLASEWTLAPAVDALLEPQAIQDDDLRMMFTCCHPRLAEQVQVALVLHLLCGFSVAELAQAFLTTPAAMEKRLGRAKKVLAASKRLFDLGRPAQLAARLPAVHRALYLLFNEGFHGANPEHAVREELCQEAIRLTRRLLDHPFSATPATHALLALQLLNSARQPGRLGGDGRLQALDQQDRGRWHAAQVEEGLTHLGLSAQGAELSVYHLEGAIAAQHASAPGPEATDWAAIVALYDLLLSLRPSPVVGLQRAIALAQRDGAEAGLEALHRLEGRERLARYPFYAAALGELERRRGRLDVAREHLSRALSLTRNPAEQASLGARLEACAAI from the coding sequence ATGCCTGATGCCGCCGACCCCAGCGAACACCTGTTCCGCCACGAGGCGGGGCGCATGGTGGCGTCCCTGGTGCGGCTCTTCGGTCCCCACAACCTGGCCCTGGCGGAAGATGTGGTGCAGGAGGCCTTCTGCCGGGCCCTGGAGACCTGGAAGCTCCAGGGCCTGCCGCCCAACCCCGCGGGCTGGCTCATGACCACGGCCAAGCGGAAGGCCCTGGACGCCCTCCGCCGCGAGCGCACCGCCCGCACCTTCGCGCCGGAGCTGGCGCGGATGCTCGCCTCCGAGTGGACCCTGGCGCCCGCCGTGGACGCCCTGCTGGAGCCCCAGGCCATCCAGGACGACGACCTGCGAATGATGTTCACCTGCTGCCACCCGCGCCTGGCGGAGCAGGTCCAAGTCGCCCTCGTGCTCCACCTCCTCTGTGGCTTCAGCGTGGCGGAACTGGCCCAGGCTTTCCTCACCACTCCGGCCGCCATGGAGAAGCGGCTGGGCCGGGCCAAGAAGGTGTTGGCCGCGTCAAAGCGGCTCTTCGACCTGGGGCGTCCCGCCCAGCTGGCCGCCCGGCTGCCTGCCGTGCACCGGGCCCTCTACCTGCTCTTCAACGAGGGGTTCCACGGAGCGAACCCCGAGCACGCGGTCCGGGAGGAGCTCTGCCAGGAAGCCATCCGCCTCACCCGGCGCCTGCTGGACCATCCCTTCTCGGCCACCCCAGCCACCCACGCGCTGCTGGCCCTTCAGTTGCTGAACAGTGCCCGCCAGCCCGGCCGCCTCGGTGGGGACGGTCGGCTGCAGGCGCTGGACCAGCAGGACCGGGGACGCTGGCATGCGGCACAGGTGGAGGAGGGTCTGACGCATCTCGGGCTTTCGGCCCAGGGGGCGGAGCTCAGCGTCTACCACCTGGAGGGGGCCATCGCAGCCCAGCACGCCTCGGCCCCGGGGCCCGAGGCCACGGATTGGGCGGCCATCGTGGCGCTCTACGACCTCCTGCTGAGTCTGCGCCCCTCGCCCGTGGTGGGTCTGCAGCGGGCCATCGCCCTTGCGCAGCGTGATGGCGCCGAGGCGGGCCTGGAGGCGCTTCATCGGCTGGAAGGGCGGGAGCGGCTGGCCAGGTACCCGTTCTATGCCGCCGCCCTGGGGGAGCTGGAGCGGCGGCGGGGGCGCTTGGACGTGGCCCGGGAGCACCTGAGCCGGGCCCTGAGCCTGACCCGCAACCCTGCGGAACAGGCCTCCCTGGGGGCCCGGCTGGAGGCCTGCGCCGCGATCTGA
- a CDS encoding SDR family oxidoreductase has translation MLLVFGGTGKVGRALLPLLVASGRPVRATVRSAEAAEIVSRQGAIPVLGDLDRPATLREALSGISRLFLLTPPREDEAERKAEVIDLARKAGVAQVVLLSGAGAEGESPISQARAHAAAEAHLRTSGLGHAILRPAYFMDNLAAQAGVIRSLGALFGNAGQGRIAMVDARDIAAVAMACLLEEGHAGATYHLTGPEALSFENVAASLGTLLGRTIGYQDLPGDALSSALAQQGYPAWLARDLALLGEDFARGRHAPVSEDVGRILGRSPIPLRQYLRDHAEVFR, from the coding sequence ATGCTGCTCGTGTTCGGAGGCACCGGCAAGGTCGGCCGGGCCCTCCTTCCCCTGCTGGTGGCTTCCGGCCGACCCGTGCGGGCCACGGTGCGCAGCGCCGAAGCCGCCGAAATCGTCTCCCGCCAAGGCGCGATCCCCGTCCTGGGGGACCTGGATCGGCCCGCCACCCTGCGGGAGGCGCTCTCTGGCATCTCCCGCCTCTTCCTGCTCACACCTCCGCGTGAAGACGAGGCAGAACGGAAAGCCGAGGTGATCGATCTGGCCCGCAAGGCTGGCGTGGCGCAGGTGGTGCTGCTTTCCGGCGCCGGAGCCGAGGGGGAGTCGCCCATCTCGCAAGCCCGCGCCCACGCCGCGGCCGAGGCCCACCTCCGGACGTCGGGTCTGGGCCATGCGATCCTCCGGCCCGCCTACTTCATGGACAACCTGGCCGCCCAGGCCGGAGTCATCCGCAGCCTGGGCGCCCTCTTCGGCAACGCAGGCCAGGGGCGGATCGCCATGGTGGACGCCCGGGACATCGCGGCGGTGGCCATGGCCTGCCTCCTGGAGGAGGGCCATGCGGGCGCCACCTACCACCTGACGGGGCCGGAGGCGCTCAGCTTCGAGAACGTGGCGGCCAGCCTCGGCACCCTTCTGGGCCGAACCATCGGCTATCAGGACCTGCCCGGCGATGCGCTGTCCAGCGCCCTCGCGCAGCAGGGCTATCCCGCCTGGCTGGCGCGGGACCTCGCCCTGCTGGGCGAGGACTTCGCCCGGGGTCGCCACGCCCCGGTCAGCGAGGACGTGGGGCGGATCCTGGGGCGAAGCCCCATTCCCCTGCGGCAGTACCTGAGGGACCATGCGGAGGTCTTCCGGTGA
- a CDS encoding YciI family protein, with protein MSEFVFLFRADEAAQNQSRRSPEQAQATLQKWMTWIKELGAQGHLRNPGQPLDRKGAVVRGSERSITDGPYPEKDVVGGYLVVEAEDIAGAAALAKGCPILEHGGAVEVRPVLQLNL; from the coding sequence ATGAGCGAATTCGTCTTTCTCTTCCGCGCCGATGAGGCAGCCCAGAACCAGTCCAGGCGCTCGCCCGAGCAGGCCCAGGCCACCCTGCAGAAGTGGATGACTTGGATCAAGGAGCTGGGGGCCCAGGGACACCTGCGGAACCCCGGCCAGCCCCTGGACCGAAAGGGGGCTGTGGTGAGGGGATCTGAACGCAGCATCACCGATGGCCCCTATCCCGAAAAGGATGTGGTGGGCGGCTACCTGGTGGTGGAGGCCGAGGACATCGCCGGGGCGGCGGCCCTGGCCAAGGGCTGCCCCATCCTGGAGCATGGCGGCGCCGTGGAGGTGCGGCCGGTCCTCCAGCTGAACCTCTGA
- a CDS encoding right-handed parallel beta-helix repeat-containing protein: MDAARKGTRLHAIQGMTLAGMMVLSACGGSSTGSSGGSKPVEAPPPPPASPVTVTLQGAPADINVGETLPVTAQVLGSATTAVSWTVDGIQNGNGDVGTITGSGNTVTYVAPATEGNHVVAATSIAEPSKSARGQVGIHRSKVSSITVGPTSWTLDTGTQKQFTATVTGTGNYDATLTWSAKLGTISSTGLYTAPAASGTDVVTATSVQDPTKTAAASVTVASVSTISAVSVSPASLTLNVGVQKQFTAAVAGTGTYNSAVTWSSQRGSITSTGLYTAPSTGGADVVTAMSAQDGTKAGTASITVTASASTPAGTSVKTYGAKGDGLTDDTLAIQNTIRAIASGGTVLVPAGTYMINASRDNDAGIILKSNMTLFLDAGAVLKCITNSGTQGDVVRVRGVSNVTISGSGTVQGDRATHTGPASEGFMCISINTASNITVSGVTCRDSWSDGIYVSDDCSNITVSSVVCDNNRRQGMSITSVKGMLVQNSTFSNTHGTNPQCGIDIEPNAGQACYDVHVTGCTFFGNVGGGFQQGASDADYTYTFTTGTILENCEFYGNGGAGYHDGGIAFSDCDNNIIRNNNIHNNLDGGIKIYQHATNVTVTGNTVVNNTGWGVSLSSCSGSVVTGNTVTGNSGTGFSLDSSPGTYTPNTVNGNGK, translated from the coding sequence ATGGACGCAGCGAGGAAAGGTACCCGGCTCCACGCCATTCAAGGAATGACCCTGGCTGGAATGATGGTTTTGAGCGCCTGCGGAGGAAGCAGCACGGGCTCCTCTGGGGGAAGCAAGCCGGTTGAGGCGCCGCCTCCGCCGCCCGCCAGCCCGGTGACCGTGACCCTCCAGGGGGCCCCGGCAGACATCAATGTTGGCGAGACGTTGCCGGTCACCGCCCAGGTCCTGGGATCAGCCACCACCGCAGTCAGTTGGACCGTGGACGGCATCCAGAACGGCAATGGCGATGTCGGCACCATCACCGGCAGCGGCAACACGGTCACGTACGTGGCTCCCGCCACAGAGGGCAACCATGTGGTGGCCGCCACCAGCATCGCGGAGCCCAGCAAGTCAGCCCGTGGCCAGGTGGGCATCCACCGCTCCAAGGTCTCCTCGATAACCGTCGGCCCGACCAGCTGGACTCTGGACACGGGCACGCAGAAGCAGTTCACTGCGACCGTCACGGGGACGGGGAACTACGACGCCACCCTCACGTGGTCGGCCAAGCTGGGCACCATTTCCAGCACGGGCCTCTACACCGCCCCAGCGGCCAGCGGCACGGACGTGGTGACCGCCACCAGCGTGCAGGATCCGACCAAGACAGCCGCCGCCAGCGTCACCGTGGCGAGCGTTTCAACCATCAGCGCCGTTTCCGTGAGCCCCGCCTCCCTGACCTTGAACGTGGGTGTCCAGAAGCAATTCACCGCCGCGGTCGCAGGCACCGGGACCTACAACTCCGCGGTCACCTGGTCCTCCCAGCGCGGCAGCATCACCAGCACGGGCCTCTACACCGCTCCGTCCACGGGCGGCGCGGACGTGGTGACGGCCATGAGCGCGCAGGACGGCACCAAGGCCGGAACTGCCAGCATCACGGTAACGGCTTCAGCCTCCACGCCCGCCGGCACGAGCGTCAAGACCTATGGCGCGAAGGGCGACGGACTGACCGATGACACACTGGCCATCCAGAACACGATCCGCGCCATTGCTTCCGGCGGAACAGTGCTCGTGCCCGCCGGCACCTACATGATCAATGCCTCCCGGGACAACGATGCCGGCATCATCCTCAAGAGCAACATGACCCTGTTCCTTGATGCCGGCGCTGTCCTGAAATGCATCACCAACTCTGGCACTCAGGGCGATGTGGTCAGGGTGCGCGGGGTCTCCAACGTCACCATTTCCGGTTCCGGCACCGTGCAGGGCGACCGCGCCACGCACACCGGCCCCGCCTCCGAAGGGTTCATGTGCATCTCCATCAACACGGCCAGCAACATCACCGTGTCCGGCGTGACATGCCGAGACTCCTGGTCGGATGGCATCTACGTGTCCGATGACTGCTCCAACATCACCGTGTCCAGCGTGGTCTGCGACAACAACCGGCGCCAGGGGATGTCAATCACCAGCGTCAAGGGAATGCTGGTTCAGAACTCCACGTTCTCCAACACCCACGGGACCAACCCGCAGTGCGGCATCGACATCGAACCCAATGCCGGGCAGGCCTGCTACGACGTCCACGTCACCGGCTGCACGTTCTTCGGCAACGTCGGCGGCGGATTCCAGCAGGGGGCCAGCGATGCGGACTACACCTACACCTTCACAACCGGAACCATTCTCGAGAACTGCGAGTTCTACGGGAACGGCGGCGCGGGCTACCACGACGGCGGCATTGCGTTCTCGGACTGCGACAACAACATCATCCGGAATAACAACATCCACAACAACCTGGATGGCGGGATCAAGATCTACCAGCACGCGACCAATGTCACCGTCACGGGCAACACCGTTGTCAACAACACGGGCTGGGGAGTCTCCCTTTCCTCCTGCAGCGGTTCGGTGGTCACGGGCAACACCGTGACCGGTAACAGCGGAACCGGCTTCTCCCTCGACAGCTCGCCGGGGACGTACACACCCAACACCGTGAACGGCAACGGGAAGTAG
- a CDS encoding DUF2911 domain-containing protein: MKPNLVLPLLALAAMTVAAQQPAPAATAAPAATPAPAPRPAASPKAQAATQVAGKWAEPKPGAAPRYQDGKWITVDYSAPILRGRADIFGKGAEYGKAVSSGDPVWRAGANQTTRFKTEVPLVIGGKNVAAGEYSLFVELKEGAWTFILSSQPALTKWDANEKKATWGATNYDPKFDVVRVPMKLAKGHLSLDQLTFSFVNMTQQGGSLALAWDTQNASVDFKVAQ; the protein is encoded by the coding sequence ATGAAGCCGAACCTTGTTTTACCCTTGCTCGCCCTGGCGGCGATGACCGTCGCGGCCCAGCAGCCCGCTCCCGCCGCGACCGCCGCGCCTGCGGCGACCCCCGCCCCGGCACCCCGCCCTGCCGCCAGCCCCAAGGCCCAGGCCGCCACCCAGGTGGCGGGCAAGTGGGCTGAGCCCAAACCCGGCGCCGCCCCCCGCTATCAGGACGGCAAGTGGATCACCGTGGACTACAGCGCCCCGATCCTGCGTGGTCGGGCCGACATCTTCGGCAAGGGCGCCGAGTACGGCAAGGCCGTGTCCAGCGGCGACCCCGTGTGGCGGGCGGGCGCCAACCAGACCACCCGTTTCAAGACGGAAGTGCCGCTCGTCATCGGGGGCAAGAACGTCGCCGCTGGCGAATACAGCCTCTTCGTCGAGCTGAAGGAAGGGGCCTGGACCTTCATCCTCTCCTCCCAGCCCGCCCTCACCAAGTGGGACGCCAACGAAAAGAAGGCCACCTGGGGCGCCACCAACTACGATCCGAAGTTCGATGTGGTGCGCGTGCCTATGAAGCTGGCCAAGGGGCACCTCTCCCTGGACCAGCTCACCTTCTCCTTCGTGAACATGACCCAGCAGGGCGGCAGCCTGGCCCTGGCCTGGGACACGCAGAACGCCAGCGTCGACTTCAAGGTCGCTCAGTAG
- the cobA gene encoding uroporphyrinogen-III C-methyltransferase, with protein sequence MPHPSAPETQPGFVSLVGAGPGSPDLITLRGLRALEAADVILFDALLEPDFRAFFPEKALAIPAGKRCGGLGMTQERIHELLLWHAQAGRRVVRLKGGDPFIFGRGGEEARALAEAGIPFEVIPGVSALQGAAAASGIPLTHRGVSREIRILEGHHLLESTTDWAELAHTEATLAIFMGTRSLQAVAQRLLEHGASPDLPVALVERAFCEGQSTTLSNLRLAAEGHVRAHTKGPGLVYLGAAIRHRALSLPADAFHTETHDPAAALSRSQGEAGASRGGRERRAG encoded by the coding sequence ATGCCGCACCCATCCGCACCCGAGACCCAGCCCGGCTTCGTCAGCCTGGTAGGAGCCGGTCCCGGCTCGCCGGACCTCATCACCCTGCGCGGCCTCCGGGCCCTGGAAGCGGCTGACGTCATCCTCTTCGACGCCCTGCTGGAGCCGGATTTCAGGGCCTTCTTCCCGGAAAAGGCCCTGGCCATCCCCGCTGGCAAACGCTGCGGCGGCCTGGGCATGACCCAGGAACGCATCCACGAGCTGCTCCTCTGGCACGCCCAGGCGGGCCGTCGCGTGGTGCGGCTCAAGGGCGGCGATCCCTTCATCTTCGGGCGCGGCGGCGAAGAAGCCCGGGCCCTGGCCGAAGCTGGCATCCCCTTCGAGGTGATCCCCGGCGTCAGCGCCCTCCAGGGCGCTGCGGCGGCCTCGGGCATCCCCCTCACCCACCGGGGCGTGTCCCGGGAGATCCGCATCCTCGAAGGCCACCACCTGCTGGAATCCACCACCGATTGGGCCGAGCTGGCCCACACCGAAGCCACCCTGGCCATCTTCATGGGCACGCGATCGCTGCAGGCCGTGGCCCAGCGGCTGCTGGAGCACGGGGCCTCCCCGGACCTGCCCGTCGCCCTGGTGGAACGGGCCTTTTGCGAAGGCCAGAGCACCACCCTCTCCAACCTGCGCCTCGCCGCCGAGGGGCATGTCCGCGCCCACACCAAGGGCCCGGGGCTTGTCTACCTGGGCGCCGCCATCCGGCACCGCGCCCTCTCCCTTCCCGCCGATGCCTTCCACACGGAGACCCATGACCCTGCTGCCGCTCTTTCTCGATCTCAAGGAGAAGCAGGTGCTTCTCGTGGGGGGCGGGAGCGTCGCGCAGGCTAA
- a CDS encoding bifunctional precorrin-2 dehydrogenase/sirohydrochlorin ferrochelatase, giving the protein MTLLPLFLDLKEKQVLLVGGGSVAQAKLRSLLPTGVTLRAVATRFSADFRLEAEGHPVHLLERPFEAGDLDGTHLVVSATNDPEANARIASQARQRGIWINAVDDPPSCDALFASTLRRGPWTLAISTEGAFAGLSRALRLALEDLIPDDPDLQALVDLRQQARRLPPEVRSRALQKLLADFRTAYFPSPRPSTPELP; this is encoded by the coding sequence ATGACCCTGCTGCCGCTCTTTCTCGATCTCAAGGAGAAGCAGGTGCTTCTCGTGGGGGGCGGGAGCGTCGCGCAGGCTAAGCTCCGGTCGCTGTTGCCGACCGGCGTCACCCTCCGTGCCGTGGCCACCCGCTTCTCTGCCGACTTCCGCCTGGAAGCCGAAGGCCACCCCGTGCACCTGCTGGAAAGACCTTTCGAAGCTGGCGATCTGGACGGCACCCACCTCGTGGTATCTGCCACCAACGATCCAGAGGCCAACGCCCGCATCGCCAGCCAGGCCCGCCAGCGGGGCATCTGGATCAACGCCGTGGACGATCCCCCCTCCTGCGATGCCCTCTTCGCCAGCACCCTCCGCCGGGGCCCCTGGACCCTGGCCATCTCCACCGAAGGCGCCTTCGCCGGCCTGTCCCGCGCCCTCCGCCTCGCCCTGGAAGACCTCATCCCCGACGATCCCGACCTGCAAGCTCTCGTCGATCTCCGCCAGCAGGCCCGCCGTCTCCCCCCCGAGGTTCGCAGCCGGGCGCTCCAGAAACTGCTCGCCGATTTCCGCACCGCCTACTTCCCCTCGCCCCGTCCCTCCACCCCGGAGCTGCCATGA
- a CDS encoding NADPH-dependent assimilatory sulfite reductase hemoprotein subunit, with protein sequence MSTPSAEHPVEALKRESRHLRGTLAEELAGEAEGFSKDSETLLKFHGLYQQKNRDKAPETPKHPVLMVRGRIPGGRLEASQYLAWDRIADIFADGSLRITTRQSLELHGVVKGDAKAVLQGLHAALQTTQGACGDVVRNVTQAPNPWGRADLAQLDAVALQLSNHFRAHAKAYAEVWLDGEKVDTASESEPVLGDTYLPRKFKISVTAAGENAVDVYTNDLAFAATFKDGAEGTIDGYFVLAGGGMGMTHNDATTFPRLADLLGWIPADAALKVAEAVVGVHRDHGNRGDRRRARLKYVVAQKGLAWLRAEVEARAGLIFTDRDLPPWRTTSTLGWLPRTDGTWALGLHTLSGRVAGPLKAALRELVERFQLGVQFTPDQDAILIGIPEAAKDEVAAFFQARGLGIHSPAPLFDRALACVALPYCGLAITEAERALPELLEVIQTRLEDHGLADRAPVFRVAGCANGCSRPYAAEFALVGQTPGKYALYLGGHVEGTRMAQEVLQKVSIEALGPVLDELFTLWKAEGQAGERLGDFSIRFGLEALKQRLEVPL encoded by the coding sequence ATGAGCACCCCGTCTGCCGAGCATCCTGTTGAAGCCCTCAAGCGCGAATCGCGGCACCTGCGTGGCACCCTGGCCGAAGAACTGGCCGGTGAGGCCGAAGGCTTCAGCAAGGATTCGGAAACCCTGCTGAAGTTCCACGGCCTCTACCAGCAGAAGAACCGCGACAAGGCGCCCGAGACTCCCAAGCACCCCGTGCTCATGGTGCGGGGGCGCATCCCCGGCGGCCGTCTGGAGGCATCCCAGTACCTGGCCTGGGATCGCATCGCCGACATCTTCGCCGATGGCAGCCTGCGCATCACGACGCGCCAGAGCCTCGAACTGCATGGCGTGGTGAAGGGCGATGCGAAGGCCGTGTTGCAGGGCCTCCACGCGGCGCTGCAAACCACCCAGGGCGCCTGCGGCGACGTGGTGCGCAACGTCACCCAGGCCCCCAACCCCTGGGGTCGCGCCGATCTGGCCCAGCTCGACGCCGTGGCCCTGCAGCTCTCCAACCATTTCCGGGCCCACGCCAAGGCCTACGCCGAAGTGTGGCTGGATGGCGAAAAGGTGGACACGGCCTCTGAATCCGAGCCCGTGCTGGGCGACACCTACCTGCCCCGCAAGTTCAAGATCTCCGTCACCGCGGCGGGCGAGAACGCGGTGGACGTCTACACCAACGATCTGGCCTTCGCCGCCACGTTCAAGGATGGCGCCGAGGGAACCATCGACGGCTACTTCGTGCTGGCCGGCGGTGGCATGGGCATGACCCACAACGACGCCACCACCTTCCCCCGTCTGGCCGATCTGCTGGGCTGGATTCCCGCGGACGCCGCGTTGAAGGTGGCCGAGGCCGTGGTGGGCGTCCACCGCGATCACGGCAACCGCGGGGATCGGCGCCGGGCACGGCTCAAGTACGTCGTCGCCCAAAAGGGCCTGGCCTGGCTGCGCGCCGAAGTGGAAGCCCGCGCGGGCTTGATCTTCACCGACCGTGACCTGCCACCCTGGCGCACAACCTCCACCCTGGGCTGGCTCCCCCGCACCGATGGAACGTGGGCCCTGGGCCTGCACACCCTCTCGGGCCGCGTGGCCGGGCCGCTCAAGGCCGCGTTGCGGGAGTTGGTCGAGCGCTTCCAGCTGGGCGTGCAGTTCACACCCGATCAGGACGCCATCCTCATCGGCATCCCCGAGGCGGCCAAGGACGAAGTGGCTGCCTTCTTCCAGGCGCGCGGCCTCGGCATCCACAGCCCCGCGCCCCTCTTCGACCGGGCCCTGGCCTGCGTGGCCCTGCCCTACTGCGGCCTGGCCATCACCGAAGCGGAGCGGGCCCTGCCCGAGCTGCTGGAGGTGATCCAAACCCGACTGGAAGATCACGGCCTGGCGGATCGCGCGCCGGTGTTCCGCGTCGCCGGCTGCGCCAACGGCTGCTCCCGGCCCTATGCCGCCGAGTTCGCCCTGGTCGGCCAAACCCCCGGCAAGTACGCCCTCTACCTCGGAGGCCATGTGGAAGGCACTCGGATGGCTCAGGAAGTCCTTCAGAAAGTGTCCATCGAGGCCCTGGGGCCCGTGCTCGACGAGCTCTTCACCCTCTGGAAGGCCGAGGGCCAGGCCGGGGAAAGGCTCGGCGATTTCTCCATCCGCTTCGGGCTCGAGGCCTTGAAGCAAAGGTTGGAGGTGCCGCTTTGA
- a CDS encoding phosphoadenylyl-sulfate reductase, translated as MDLNARFKGASAEQVLAFAAETFGNRLAFACSLGLEDVAVVDLLSRLPRAPRIFFLDTGRLNPETYDTLSALRRRYSLPIETYFPRHEAVEAYVNSHGPNAFYQTLELRKACCAIRKLEPLSRALTGADAWITGLRSDQAPTRTGLERFEIDNAHGGILKINPLADWSLEQTWAHVRQHEVPYNRLHDQGFPSIGCAPCTRAVGPGEDIRAGRWWWETPEHKECGLHAKDPSPKTPQETR; from the coding sequence ATGGACCTCAACGCCCGGTTCAAGGGCGCCAGCGCGGAACAGGTGCTGGCCTTCGCCGCCGAAACCTTCGGCAATCGCCTGGCCTTTGCCTGCAGCCTGGGCCTGGAGGATGTGGCCGTCGTCGATCTCCTGTCGCGGCTGCCCCGAGCGCCCCGCATCTTCTTCCTGGACACGGGCCGCCTGAACCCCGAAACCTACGACACCCTTTCGGCCCTTCGGCGCCGCTACAGCCTGCCCATCGAAACCTACTTCCCCCGCCACGAGGCCGTGGAAGCCTACGTCAACAGCCACGGCCCCAACGCCTTCTACCAGACGCTGGAGCTGCGGAAGGCCTGCTGCGCCATCCGCAAGCTGGAGCCCCTCTCCCGCGCCCTCACGGGCGCCGATGCCTGGATCACGGGCCTGCGCAGCGACCAGGCGCCCACGCGCACGGGCCTGGAGCGTTTCGAGATCGACAACGCCCACGGCGGCATCCTCAAGATCAACCCCCTGGCCGACTGGAGTCTGGAGCAGACCTGGGCTCATGTGCGCCAACACGAGGTGCCCTACAACCGCCTCCACGACCAGGGCTTCCCCAGCATCGGCTGCGCCCCCTGCACCCGCGCCGTGGGCCCCGGCGAAGACATCCGCGCCGGCCGCTGGTGGTGGGAAACCCCCGAGCACAAGGAATGCGGCCTGCACGCCAAAGATCCCTCACCGAAGACCCCTCAGGAAACCCGATGA
- the cysD gene encoding sulfate adenylyltransferase subunit CysD, producing the protein MTPALPSATPTLSHLDWLEAEAIHILREVAGQCANPVLLFSGGKDSLVLLRLAEKAFRPGRFPFPLLHIDTGHNYEEVIAFRDQRAAELGERLLVRSLEDSIREGRIVLKSPLEARNRHQSVTLLDAIAEFGFDACIGGARRDEEKARAKERIFSFRDAFGQWDPKNQRPELWDLYNARIDPGENIRAFPISNWTELDVWQYIEREGLELPSIYFAHEREVVVRKDGALVPVTPLTPAKPGDDVQHLSVRFRTVGDITCTAPVRSTAHTVADILLETATTELTERGATRLDDQTSEASMEQRKKEGYF; encoded by the coding sequence ATGACCCCCGCCCTTCCGTCTGCCACGCCCACGCTCTCCCACCTCGACTGGCTCGAGGCCGAGGCCATCCACATCCTGCGTGAGGTGGCGGGCCAGTGCGCCAATCCCGTGCTGCTCTTCAGCGGCGGCAAGGACAGCCTCGTGCTGCTGCGCCTGGCGGAGAAGGCCTTCCGGCCCGGCCGCTTCCCGTTTCCGCTGCTGCACATCGACACCGGCCACAACTACGAGGAAGTGATCGCCTTTCGGGACCAGCGCGCCGCCGAGCTGGGCGAACGGCTCCTCGTGCGCAGCCTGGAGGATTCCATCCGCGAAGGCCGCATCGTGCTGAAGTCCCCCCTGGAGGCCCGCAACCGCCACCAGAGCGTCACCCTGCTGGATGCCATCGCCGAGTTCGGCTTTGATGCCTGCATCGGCGGTGCGCGGCGCGACGAGGAAAAGGCCAGGGCCAAGGAGCGCATCTTCTCCTTCCGCGACGCCTTCGGCCAGTGGGATCCCAAGAACCAGCGGCCCGAACTGTGGGATCTCTACAACGCCCGCATCGATCCCGGCGAAAACATCCGCGCCTTTCCCATCTCCAACTGGACGGAGCTGGATGTGTGGCAGTACATCGAGCGGGAGGGGCTGGAACTGCCCAGCATCTACTTCGCCCATGAACGCGAGGTGGTGGTGCGCAAGGATGGCGCGCTGGTGCCCGTCACGCCGCTCACACCCGCGAAGCCGGGCGACGACGTGCAGCACCTCTCCGTGCGCTTCCGCACCGTGGGCGACATCACCTGCACGGCCCCTGTGCGCAGCACGGCCCACACCGTGGCCGACATCCTGCTGGAGACCGCCACCACGGAACTCACCGAGCGGGGCGCCACCCGCCTGGACGACCAGACCAGCGAAGCCTCCATGGAACAGCGCAAGAAGGAGGGCTACTTCTGA